Proteins co-encoded in one Flavivirga eckloniae genomic window:
- a CDS encoding 3'-5' exonuclease encodes MISRLNLENILFLDIETVPETQHFSELNDVKQMLWESKSQYQRKDDFTAEEFYDRAGIWAEFGKIICISVGYFNILNDVRTFRVTSFYGDEIKILKDFKNLLISHFSENKHLLCAHNGKEFDFPYIARRMIINNIELPYKLNLFGKKPWEVPHLDTMELWKFGDYKAYTSLKLLTNVLGIPSPKDDIDGSEVCRVYYEENDIDRIIIYCEKDTIAVAQIFLRLRGDDLLIDDEIIHI; translated from the coding sequence ATGATATCAAGACTCAATTTAGAAAATATTCTATTTCTCGATATTGAAACAGTTCCAGAAACACAACATTTTTCTGAGTTAAATGACGTTAAACAGATGCTATGGGAATCTAAATCCCAATACCAACGCAAAGACGATTTTACAGCCGAAGAGTTTTACGATCGTGCTGGTATATGGGCAGAATTCGGAAAAATAATCTGTATCTCAGTTGGATATTTCAATATTTTAAATGATGTACGTACTTTTAGGGTAACATCGTTTTATGGAGATGAAATTAAAATTTTAAAGGATTTTAAAAACTTACTAATATCTCATTTTAGTGAAAACAAGCACCTCCTTTGTGCCCATAATGGTAAAGAATTCGATTTCCCTTATATTGCGCGACGTATGATAATTAATAATATCGAGTTGCCTTATAAATTAAATCTTTTTGGGAAAAAACCTTGGGAGGTTCCTCATTTAGATACTATGGAACTATGGAAATTTGGAGACTACAAAGCCTATACATCTTTAAAACTATTAACCAATGTTTTAGGAATTCCTTCACCAAAAGATGATATCGATGGTAGCGAAGTATGTCGCGTATATTACGAAGAAAATGATATAGACAGAATTATTATTTATTGCGAGAAAGACACGATAGCTGTGGCTCAAATATTCTTAAGATTACGTGGTGACGATCTTTTAATTGACGATGAAATTATTCATATTTAA
- a CDS encoding serine hydrolase domain-containing protein, whose protein sequence is MKFLKKLLKWIVILFGLLIIVLYVTDTDYLIKAVRTIYLTGHSTAYLEDYKKFDNQAIENGTPHPWPNHKDYNTAKETEGLNKINKSNGTIAYLIIKNDSIWFENYYGGFNENSQSNSFSMAKSYVSGLMGKAIEDGYIKSLDQPVSDFIPEFGEGLAAKMTVGDLSSMASGTNWDEAYYSPLSITTRAYFDDDLEKVMLGLKVVDEPGKAFKYSSGDTQMLAMVIEKATGKKMYDYLTESFWKPLGCENPTLWQVDSEGHDLVKAYCCIASNAKDFARFGKLYKDHGKWNGKQVLDSAFVAKSITPRFQESPVYGYGWWLKNIDDKNFFMMRGHLGQYVIVEPTDNIIIVRLGHSKGKNNIDGDYTTDIYTYIREAYKMLNQ, encoded by the coding sequence ATGAAATTTTTAAAAAAACTCCTAAAATGGATCGTTATCCTATTTGGTCTTTTAATAATAGTCCTATATGTTACCGATACCGATTATTTAATAAAAGCTGTTAGAACAATATACCTTACTGGGCATTCAACAGCCTACCTGGAAGATTATAAGAAGTTTGATAATCAAGCTATAGAAAATGGAACGCCACACCCCTGGCCTAATCATAAAGATTACAATACGGCAAAAGAAACCGAAGGCTTAAACAAGATAAACAAATCCAATGGCACTATTGCCTACCTTATTATTAAAAACGATAGTATTTGGTTTGAAAACTACTATGGGGGGTTTAATGAAAATTCGCAATCGAATTCATTTTCAATGGCAAAAAGTTATGTGTCCGGACTTATGGGTAAAGCTATTGAAGATGGTTACATAAAAAGTTTAGACCAACCGGTAAGTGATTTCATCCCAGAATTTGGGGAAGGCTTGGCTGCTAAAATGACGGTCGGCGATTTATCGAGTATGGCTTCCGGAACTAATTGGGATGAAGCTTACTACTCACCGCTTTCCATTACAACACGCGCTTATTTTGATGATGACCTAGAAAAAGTAATGCTAGGGCTAAAAGTGGTTGATGAACCAGGTAAAGCGTTTAAATATTCAAGTGGCGATACCCAAATGCTAGCTATGGTTATTGAAAAAGCTACTGGCAAAAAAATGTATGATTATTTAACCGAAAGCTTCTGGAAACCCTTAGGTTGTGAAAATCCAACCCTTTGGCAAGTAGATAGCGAAGGCCACGATTTAGTAAAAGCATATTGTTGTATTGCCAGTAATGCAAAAGACTTTGCACGTTTCGGAAAACTATATAAAGACCATGGTAAATGGAACGGAAAACAAGTCTTAGACTCTGCATTTGTAGCAAAATCAATAACACCACGATTTCAAGAAAGTCCCGTATATGGCTATGGCTGGTGGTTAAAAAATATTGATGACAAAAACTTCTTTATGATGCGTGGCCATTTAGGACAATATGTTATTGTAGAACCTACCGATAATATTATTATTGTAAGACTGGGGCACTCTAAGGGTAAAAACAACATAGACGGCGATTATACAACAGATATTTACACTTATATTAGAGAAGCTTATAAGATGCTTAACCAATGA
- a CDS encoding CoA transferase subunit B — protein MLDKNGIAKRIAKEVKDGYYVNLGIGIPTLVANYVRHDIEVEFQSENGVLGMGPFPFEGEEDADVINAGKQTITTLPGASFFDSAMSFSMIRGQHVDLTILGAMEVAENGDIANWKIPGKMVKGMGGAMDLVASADNIIVAMMHTNKRGESKLLKRCSLPLTGVGCVKKIVTNMAVLEVTNEGFKLLERAPGVTVEDIKEATQGALIVDGDIPEMVL, from the coding sequence ATGTTAGATAAAAACGGAATAGCAAAACGCATAGCTAAAGAAGTAAAAGATGGGTATTATGTAAACCTTGGAATTGGAATACCTACTTTGGTTGCAAATTATGTGCGACATGATATAGAAGTAGAGTTCCAGAGTGAAAATGGTGTTTTAGGTATGGGGCCATTTCCTTTTGAAGGAGAAGAAGACGCCGATGTTATAAATGCTGGAAAGCAAACGATAACGACTTTACCGGGAGCCAGCTTTTTCGATTCGGCTATGAGTTTCTCCATGATACGCGGACAACATGTGGACTTAACTATTTTAGGAGCTATGGAAGTTGCAGAAAATGGCGATATAGCAAACTGGAAAATACCGGGTAAAATGGTTAAGGGTATGGGAGGTGCTATGGATTTGGTTGCCAGTGCAGATAATATTATAGTAGCCATGATGCATACAAATAAGAGGGGCGAATCTAAGCTCTTAAAACGATGCTCGTTACCATTAACGGGTGTGGGTTGTGTAAAAAAGATCGTAACTAATATGGCCGTACTTGAGGTAACAAACGAAGGCTTTAAACTTTTAGAACGTGCTCCGGGAGTAACTGTAGAAGATATAAAAGAAGCTACACAAGGCGCATTGATTGTTGATGGCGATATTCCTGAGATGGTATTGTAA
- a CDS encoding CoA transferase subunit A, with translation MINKNVANVQKALKGVSDNMTFMLGGFGLSGIPENAISELVNLGVKGVTCISNNAGVDDFGLGLLLQNKQIKKMISSYVGENDEFERQMLSGELEVELIPQGTLAERCRAAQAGFPAIYTPAGYGTEVAEGKETREFDGKMYVLEHAFKADFAFVKAWKGDAAGNLIFKGTSRNFNPNMCGAAKITVAEVEELVPLGTLDPNQIHIPGIFVQRIFQGARYEKRIEQRTVRSKS, from the coding sequence ATGATTAATAAAAATGTTGCTAATGTTCAGAAAGCTTTAAAAGGAGTTTCGGATAACATGACATTTATGCTTGGTGGTTTTGGACTTAGTGGGATACCCGAAAACGCTATTTCAGAATTGGTAAACCTCGGTGTTAAAGGGGTGACTTGTATATCAAATAATGCTGGTGTTGACGATTTTGGACTGGGTTTACTTCTTCAAAATAAACAGATAAAGAAAATGATATCGTCTTATGTGGGTGAAAATGACGAATTTGAACGTCAGATGCTTTCTGGTGAGTTGGAGGTAGAGCTTATTCCGCAAGGTACTTTAGCAGAACGTTGTCGAGCTGCCCAAGCTGGTTTTCCAGCTATCTATACACCGGCAGGGTATGGAACAGAAGTGGCAGAAGGTAAAGAAACCAGAGAATTTGATGGAAAGATGTATGTGTTAGAACATGCATTTAAAGCCGATTTTGCTTTTGTAAAAGCATGGAAAGGAGATGCTGCAGGCAATTTGATTTTTAAAGGGACCTCCAGAAATTTCAATCCTAATATGTGTGGTGCAGCAAAAATAACTGTGGCTGAGGTTGAGGAGTTAGTTCCTCTGGGTACTTTAGACCCCAACCAAATTCATATTCCAGGAATTTTTGTGCAACGCATTTTTCAAGGCGCTCGTTATGAAAAGCGTATTGAACAGCGAACGGTAAGATCCAAAAGTTAG
- a CDS encoding gliding motility lipoprotein GldH: MQQSKVLLFLLIISLVFISCDSNRVFDTYKSVPNKWHKDSVVSFKVAPPDSINAYNLFVNLRNTNSYKYNNLFLIVEMNFPHGKTIKDTLEYRMADPSGKLLGTGLTSVKENKLWYKERVVFKEAGDYTVNIQHAMRENGKVNGVIELEGITDVGFRIEKPLNK, encoded by the coding sequence ATGCAGCAAAGTAAGGTATTATTATTTCTTTTAATTATCTCTCTAGTATTTATCTCCTGTGATTCTAATCGTGTTTTCGATACCTATAAATCGGTTCCTAACAAATGGCATAAAGATTCAGTAGTTAGTTTTAAGGTTGCACCTCCAGATTCTATAAATGCCTACAATTTGTTTGTTAACTTAAGAAACACAAATAGTTATAAATACAATAACTTGTTTTTAATTGTTGAGATGAATTTTCCACATGGAAAAACCATTAAAGATACGTTAGAGTATAGAATGGCAGACCCTAGCGGAAAACTTTTAGGCACGGGTCTTACAAGTGTTAAAGAAAATAAGCTTTGGTATAAAGAACGAGTTGTTTTTAAAGAAGCGGGAGACTACACAGTGAATATACAGCACGCCATGCGAGAAAACGGAAAAGTTAATGGCGTTATAGAACTTGAAGGGATTACAGATGTTGGTTTTAGAATTGAAAAACCGTTAAACAAATAA
- a CDS encoding ABC transporter ATP-binding protein: protein MQENAILNIEDLSISFGKNEVIHHISYHLNKNEILGIVGESGSGKSVSSLAILGLLPKKISKITSGSIQYNGKDLTTLASKGFQNIRGKKIAMIFQEPMSSLNPSMTCGKQVQEILLQHTKLSKQSTKEETILLFEKVKLPDAKRVFNAYPHEISGGQKQRVMIAMAIACKPDILIADEPTTALDVTVQKEIIKLLKALQVETKMSVIFITHDLALISEIADRVLVMYKGDIVEQGDVSSIFKAPKHIYTKALINSRPSLDTRLKTLPTIDDYLNNTTSNEIITNEQRKLQHEKLYNKAPLLEVINVEKEYISKSGWFTKPQSFKAVNNVSFKLYEGETLGLVGESGCGKSTLGNAILQLDKATAGKILYKGTNITKLPQSEIKKLRKDIQIIFQDPYSSLNPRIPVGEAIMEPMVVHNLFNSEKERKEKAIDILNRVGLSEDYFYRYPHEFSGGQRQRIGIARTIALQPKLIVCDESVSALDISVQAQVLNLLNELKDTFGFTYIFISHDLAVVKYMSDQLLVMNKGKIEELDDADVIYNAPKKEYTKKLIEAIPKGL, encoded by the coding sequence ATGCAGGAAAACGCTATTTTAAACATCGAGGATCTTTCCATTTCGTTCGGAAAAAATGAAGTGATACACCATATTTCGTATCATCTAAATAAAAATGAAATATTGGGTATTGTAGGAGAATCCGGTTCTGGAAAATCGGTATCTTCCTTAGCTATTTTGGGTTTATTGCCTAAAAAGATTTCGAAAATCACTTCAGGAAGTATCCAATATAATGGTAAAGACTTAACCACACTTGCATCAAAAGGGTTTCAAAACATACGCGGGAAAAAAATTGCTATGATTTTTCAAGAACCTATGAGTTCTTTAAACCCTTCAATGACCTGTGGAAAACAAGTTCAGGAAATTTTATTGCAGCATACTAAACTTTCTAAACAAAGTACCAAGGAAGAAACTATTCTATTATTCGAAAAAGTAAAACTTCCAGATGCCAAAAGAGTATTTAACGCTTATCCGCATGAGATTTCCGGTGGACAAAAGCAACGTGTAATGATTGCTATGGCTATTGCCTGTAAACCCGATATTTTAATTGCAGACGAACCTACCACAGCGCTGGATGTTACTGTTCAAAAGGAGATTATTAAACTACTAAAAGCTTTACAGGTTGAAACAAAAATGAGTGTTATTTTTATTACTCACGATTTGGCTTTAATTTCCGAAATAGCCGATAGGGTTCTGGTTATGTACAAGGGAGATATTGTTGAACAAGGTGACGTTTCATCTATTTTTAAAGCGCCAAAGCATATTTATACAAAAGCACTCATCAATTCACGCCCCTCATTAGACACACGGTTAAAAACACTACCAACCATAGATGATTATTTAAATAATACAACGTCGAACGAGATTATTACTAACGAGCAACGTAAACTTCAACACGAAAAATTATATAACAAAGCGCCTCTGCTGGAAGTTATAAATGTTGAAAAAGAATATATTTCTAAATCAGGATGGTTTACTAAACCGCAATCGTTTAAAGCGGTAAACAATGTTAGTTTTAAATTGTATGAAGGTGAAACCTTAGGTTTGGTGGGAGAATCTGGTTGTGGAAAATCTACACTGGGAAATGCTATCCTTCAACTGGATAAAGCAACCGCAGGTAAAATACTATATAAAGGCACTAATATTACAAAGCTCCCTCAATCTGAAATTAAAAAACTTCGAAAAGATATTCAAATTATCTTTCAAGATCCATATTCATCCTTAAATCCAAGAATTCCTGTTGGCGAAGCAATCATGGAACCTATGGTCGTTCACAATCTTTTTAATTCGGAAAAAGAACGAAAGGAAAAAGCTATAGATATATTAAACCGTGTTGGCTTATCTGAAGATTATTTTTATCGCTATCCTCATGAGTTTTCTGGTGGACAAAGACAACGTATTGGAATTGCCAGAACAATAGCATTACAGCCTAAATTAATTGTCTGTGACGAATCTGTTTCTGCTTTGGACATATCGGTTCAAGCACAAGTTTTAAACCTTTTAAATGAGCTTAAGGACACTTTTGGCTTTACCTATATTTTTATTTCGCACGACTTAGCCGTGGTTAAATATATGTCTGACCAATTGCTGGTAATGAATAAAGGTAAAATAGAGGAGTTAGATGATGCAGATGTAATTTACAATGCACCCAAAAAGGAATATACTAAGAAATTGATTGAAGCTATACCAAAAGGATTATAA
- a CDS encoding transglycosylase domain-containing protein: protein MAKKKQAAATQDFSKYIRWFWILFSGGIFFIILLFLLASWGAFGEMPDHTVLENPKTHLATEIISSDGETLGKFYLNDNRTPVGYDELSPDLIDALVATEDARFHDHAGIDARGTLRAAFFLGSKGGASTISQQLAKQLFHKREKANIIEKLSQKLREWIIAIRLERQYTKEEIIAQYFNIYDFGNNADGIRSAAAIYFDKEPNELDMKESAMLVGMFKNSSLYNPRRNPVGVKNRRNVVLHQLEYYDYIDETVKDSLQKTELDIRYTPQSHRDGIATYFRGYLDGFMKDWIKKNPKPDGTKYSLYNDGLKIYTTIDSRMQRYAEAAVQQHMPRLQAEFFNQNTPKRNPTAPFLELSRKEIDDLMKRSMRQGERWRILKEAGKSDAEIEKSFYEPTQMTVFKWEEGKPSEVDTIMKPIDSMRYYKSFLKPGMMSMDPLTGHVKAWVGGMNYRHFQYDMVKQGKRQVGSTFKPFVYTAAIDQLHYSPCDKFPDTPFCIEKDKYGNPEEWCPKNSGGEDDYGGTRTLKNALANSVNTITARLIDKVGPQPVADLAKNLGIKSEIPAVPSIALGVPEISVYEMVGAYSAFVNKGVYTKPVMVTSIEDKNGTILYQFKPETRDVLNEETAYVALKLMEGVTQGGSGTRLRHNYKANRAEYKEIITGYPYGFTNPIAGKTGTTQNQSDGWFMGMVPNLVTGVWVGAEDRAAHFRSITYGQGASMALPIWGLYMKSCYADKTLNVSKDAFEEPKNLSINVDCSKDSNKIMDDDDDNDLPEDLSGF from the coding sequence ATGGCGAAAAAAAAGCAAGCAGCAGCAACTCAAGATTTTTCAAAATACATTCGTTGGTTTTGGATTTTATTTTCAGGAGGAATATTTTTTATAATTCTTCTTTTTTTATTGGCTTCTTGGGGTGCTTTTGGTGAAATGCCAGACCATACCGTATTAGAAAATCCCAAAACGCACTTAGCAACCGAAATTATTTCGTCTGATGGAGAAACGTTAGGTAAGTTTTATTTAAATGATAATAGAACACCTGTAGGTTACGATGAGTTATCACCAGATTTAATAGATGCTTTAGTTGCTACGGAAGATGCCCGTTTTCATGATCATGCAGGAATTGATGCTCGTGGAACTTTAAGGGCAGCATTTTTTTTAGGATCTAAAGGTGGTGCTAGTACCATATCTCAGCAACTTGCAAAACAATTATTTCATAAAAGAGAAAAAGCGAATATTATAGAAAAGCTTTCTCAAAAACTCCGAGAGTGGATCATAGCCATTCGTTTAGAGCGCCAGTATACCAAAGAAGAAATTATAGCCCAATATTTTAATATTTATGATTTTGGTAATAATGCAGATGGTATTCGTAGTGCAGCAGCAATTTATTTTGATAAAGAGCCCAATGAATTAGATATGAAGGAATCTGCCATGTTGGTAGGGATGTTTAAAAACTCATCATTATATAATCCAAGAAGAAACCCAGTAGGAGTAAAAAATAGACGTAATGTTGTTTTACATCAGTTGGAGTACTATGATTATATTGATGAAACTGTTAAAGATTCACTACAAAAAACAGAGTTAGATATACGATATACACCACAATCTCATCGTGATGGTATAGCAACTTATTTTAGAGGTTACTTGGATGGTTTTATGAAGGATTGGATTAAGAAAAACCCAAAACCAGACGGAACAAAATACAGTTTATATAATGATGGTTTAAAGATTTACACCACCATTGATTCGCGTATGCAGCGATATGCAGAAGCAGCAGTACAACAACATATGCCTAGATTACAGGCAGAGTTTTTTAACCAAAACACACCAAAGCGTAATCCAACAGCACCGTTTTTAGAGCTATCACGTAAGGAAATAGACGATTTAATGAAGCGTTCAATGAGACAAGGAGAGCGTTGGAGAATACTAAAAGAAGCTGGAAAGTCTGATGCTGAGATTGAAAAATCGTTTTATGAGCCAACACAAATGACTGTTTTTAAATGGGAAGAAGGCAAACCTTCAGAAGTAGATACTATTATGAAGCCTATCGACTCTATGCGCTATTACAAGTCGTTTTTAAAACCAGGGATGATGTCTATGGATCCTTTAACGGGTCATGTAAAAGCGTGGGTTGGTGGTATGAATTATAGACATTTCCAGTATGATATGGTAAAACAGGGGAAACGTCAAGTTGGTTCAACATTTAAACCTTTTGTTTATACGGCAGCAATAGATCAGTTACACTATTCGCCTTGCGATAAATTTCCGGACACCCCTTTTTGTATAGAAAAAGATAAGTATGGCAATCCGGAAGAATGGTGTCCTAAAAACTCAGGTGGAGAAGATGATTATGGTGGTACCCGAACTTTAAAGAATGCATTGGCAAACTCAGTAAATACCATAACGGCGAGATTGATTGATAAAGTTGGGCCGCAACCTGTTGCAGATTTAGCAAAAAACTTAGGGATTAAATCTGAAATACCAGCAGTGCCTTCTATAGCTTTAGGGGTACCAGAGATAAGTGTCTATGAAATGGTAGGTGCTTATTCAGCATTTGTTAACAAAGGAGTGTATACAAAACCTGTAATGGTAACTAGTATAGAGGACAAAAATGGAACCATTTTGTATCAATTCAAACCAGAAACACGAGACGTTTTAAACGAAGAAACAGCTTATGTTGCTTTAAAGCTTATGGAGGGTGTTACGCAAGGTGGTTCAGGAACAAGGTTAAGACATAACTATAAAGCCAATAGAGCAGAATATAAAGAAATAATTACGGGCTACCCATATGGTTTTACAAACCCTATAGCTGGAAAAACAGGAACAACCCAAAACCAAAGTGACGGTTGGTTTATGGGGATGGTGCCTAATTTAGTTACCGGAGTATGGGTAGGGGCGGAAGATAGAGCTGCTCATTTTAGGTCAATAACTTATGGACAAGGTGCCTCTATGGCATTACCAATTTGGGGACTATACATGAAAAGTTGTTATGCAGATAAAACATTAAATGTTTCTAAAGATGCGTTTGAAGAGCCAAAAAACTTATCTATAAACGTGGATTGTTCCAAGGATTCAAATAAAATTATGGACGATGATGACGATAATGATCTTCCAGAAGATTTAAGCGGATTTTAA